In Streptomyces chartreusis NRRL 3882, the following are encoded in one genomic region:
- a CDS encoding NAD(P)H-dependent glycerol-3-phosphate dehydrogenase codes for MSKPVKAAVLSAGSWGTAFGMVLADAGCEVTLWGRRPELVEAINSTRTNPDYFPGVELPENVRATTDPAEAAADADFTVLSVPSQTLRGNLAEWSPLLAPDTVLVSLMKGVELGSAMRMSEVIDDVAKVGPDRIAVVTGPNLAREIAARMPAAAVVACTDEAVAQRLQAACHTPYFRPYTNTDVVGCELGGAVKNVIGLAVGIADGMGLGDNAKGSLITRGLAETTRLGIALGADPLTFSGLAGLGDLVATCSSPLSRNHTFGTNLGKGMTLQETIAVTKQTAEGVKSCESVLDLARRHGVDMPITETVVGIVHEGKPPVVALKELMSRSAKPERR; via the coding sequence GTGAGCAAGCCGGTCAAGGCGGCGGTCCTGAGCGCCGGTTCGTGGGGCACGGCCTTCGGCATGGTGCTCGCCGACGCCGGGTGCGAGGTCACCCTGTGGGGGCGCCGCCCGGAGCTCGTGGAGGCGATCAACTCCACCCGCACCAACCCCGACTACTTCCCGGGCGTGGAACTCCCGGAGAACGTCCGGGCCACCACGGACCCCGCGGAAGCCGCCGCGGACGCCGACTTCACGGTCCTCTCGGTCCCCTCGCAGACCCTGCGCGGCAACCTCGCCGAGTGGAGCCCGCTGCTCGCGCCCGACACCGTCCTCGTGTCGCTGATGAAGGGCGTCGAACTCGGCTCCGCGATGCGGATGAGCGAGGTCATCGACGACGTCGCCAAGGTGGGCCCGGACCGCATCGCCGTGGTCACCGGACCCAACCTGGCCCGCGAGATCGCGGCGCGGATGCCGGCCGCCGCCGTGGTCGCCTGCACCGACGAGGCCGTCGCCCAGCGGCTCCAGGCCGCCTGCCACACCCCGTACTTCCGCCCGTACACCAACACCGACGTCGTCGGCTGTGAACTCGGGGGCGCGGTCAAGAACGTCATCGGCCTGGCCGTCGGCATCGCGGACGGCATGGGCCTCGGCGACAACGCCAAGGGCTCGCTCATCACCCGCGGTCTCGCCGAGACCACGCGGCTCGGCATCGCGCTCGGCGCCGACCCGCTGACCTTCTCCGGACTCGCGGGCCTGGGCGACCTGGTGGCCACCTGCTCCTCGCCGCTGTCCCGCAACCACACCTTCGGCACCAACCTCGGCAAGGGCATGACGCTCCAGGAGACCATCGCGGTCACCAAGCAGACCGCCGAGGGCGTCAAGTCCTGCGAATCGGTGCTGGATCTGGCCCGTCGGCACGGCGTCGACATGCCCATCACGGAGACGGTCGTCGGCATCGTGCACGAGGGCAAGCCTCCGGTGGTGGCCCTCAAGGAGCTGATGTCGCGCAGCGCGAAGCCGGAACGACGCTGA
- the cofC gene encoding 2-phospho-L-lactate guanylyltransferase, with product MQWTLVVPLKPLAQAKSRLADTADDGLRPDLALAFAQDTVAAALACPAVRDVAVVTDDARAGRELSALGAAIIPDEPGSGLNAALAHAAGAVRSARPESPVAALNADLPALRPPELARVLDAAAEFPRAFLPDAAAIGTTLLAAGPGRPLFPAFGIDSRARHRASGAVELSLAAVDSVRQDVDTGDDLRTALALGVGPHTAAAAARLLIPGQ from the coding sequence GTGCAGTGGACCTTGGTCGTACCCCTGAAGCCCCTGGCCCAGGCCAAGAGCAGGCTCGCGGACACCGCGGACGACGGGCTGCGGCCGGACCTGGCGCTCGCCTTCGCCCAGGACACGGTGGCGGCCGCGCTGGCCTGCCCGGCGGTACGGGATGTGGCAGTCGTCACGGACGACGCCCGGGCGGGCCGTGAGCTGTCCGCACTGGGCGCCGCGATCATCCCCGACGAGCCGGGAAGCGGCCTCAACGCCGCCCTCGCACACGCGGCGGGGGCCGTCCGGTCCGCACGTCCCGAAAGTCCGGTGGCCGCGCTGAACGCCGACCTGCCGGCGCTGCGTCCGCCGGAATTGGCCCGGGTACTCGATGCCGCCGCTGAATTCCCGCGCGCTTTTCTCCCGGACGCGGCCGCAATCGGTACGACCCTGCTGGCCGCCGGCCCCGGTCGGCCATTGTTCCCTGCATTCGGTATCGATTCCCGCGCCCGGCACCGCGCGTCCGGGGCCGTGGAACTGTCCCTCGCCGCCGTGGACTCCGTACGCCAGGACGTGGACACCGGCGACGACCTGCGCACCGCGCTGGCCCTGGGGGTCGGCCCTCATACGGCCGCGGCCGCCGCGCGGTTGCTGATACCCGGGCAGTAG
- a CDS encoding lysophospholipid acyltransferase family protein, which translates to MPRRRIGFWYRFAAVICKPPLVVLLRRDWRGMEHIPAEGGFITAVNHNSHIDPFAYAHFQYNTGRVPRFLAKSGLFKKGFVGAAMRGTGQIPVYRESTDALSAFRAAIDAVDRGECVAFYPEGTLTRDPEGWPMTGKTGAARVALQTKCPVIPVAQWGCNELLPPYAKKPHLLPRKTHRVLAGPPVDLSRFYDREMTAELLKEATEVIMAAITRQLEEIRGEKAPETPYDPRRERIEQRRRTQAQTQTPRGGQQAASPVQSAHTAQPAQSAQEEGLGK; encoded by the coding sequence GTGCCCCGCCGCAGAATCGGCTTCTGGTACCGCTTCGCCGCGGTGATCTGCAAACCGCCGCTGGTGGTTCTGCTCAGGCGGGACTGGCGCGGAATGGAGCACATTCCGGCCGAGGGTGGATTTATCACCGCGGTGAATCACAATTCGCACATCGACCCCTTCGCTTACGCGCACTTTCAGTACAACACCGGGCGCGTCCCGCGATTCCTCGCGAAGAGCGGGCTTTTCAAGAAGGGATTCGTCGGCGCCGCGATGCGCGGCACCGGGCAGATCCCCGTCTACCGCGAGAGCACGGACGCGCTGAGCGCCTTCCGGGCCGCGATCGACGCCGTGGACCGCGGGGAATGCGTCGCCTTCTACCCCGAGGGCACCCTCACCCGGGACCCGGAGGGCTGGCCCATGACCGGCAAGACCGGGGCCGCGCGCGTCGCCCTCCAGACCAAGTGCCCGGTGATCCCCGTCGCCCAGTGGGGCTGCAACGAACTGCTGCCGCCGTACGCGAAGAAGCCGCACCTCCTGCCGCGCAAGACGCACCGCGTGCTCGCCGGACCGCCGGTGGACCTCTCGCGGTTCTACGACCGGGAGATGACCGCGGAGCTGCTGAAGGAGGCCACCGAGGTCATCATGGCCGCGATCACCCGGCAGCTGGAGGAGATCCGCGGCGAGAAGGCGCCCGAGACGCCCTACGACCCGCGCCGGGAGCGGATCGAACAGCGGCGCCGCACCCAGGCGCAGACACAGACACCGCGGGGCGGGCAGCAGGCGGCGTCTCCGGTGCAGTCGGCGCACACGGCACAGCCGGCACAGTCGGCACAGGAAGAGGGGCTGGGCAAGTGA
- a CDS encoding D-alanine--D-alanine ligase family protein yields MSTENLPQSPEQPPRKPRVAVVFGGRSSEHGISVVTAGAVLKAIDRTKYDVLPIGITQDGRWALTADEPERMAIVDRRQPSVDLLAESDEGGVILPVDPANREVVYSEPGSVPKALGEVDVVFPVLHGPYGEDGTLQGLLELSGVPYVGSGVLASAVGQDKEYMKRVFTSFGLKVGPYLVIRPREWQQDEPAARKKIVDFAGEHGWPLFVKPARAGSSIGITKADDLSGLDEAIAEAQRHDPKILVEAALRGREIECGVLEFEDGPRASVPAEIPSPEEHAYYDFEAKYIDSTPGIVPAPLTPEETAQVQRLAVDAFEAASCEGLVRADFFLTEDGEFVINEINTMPGFTPISMYPKMWQESGVSYPELVDRLVQAALRRSTGLR; encoded by the coding sequence ATGAGCACCGAGAACCTCCCCCAGAGCCCCGAGCAGCCGCCTCGCAAGCCGCGTGTGGCCGTCGTGTTCGGCGGGCGCAGCTCCGAACACGGGATCTCCGTGGTCACCGCCGGCGCCGTCCTCAAGGCCATCGACCGGACGAAGTACGACGTCCTGCCGATCGGCATCACCCAGGACGGCCGTTGGGCGCTCACGGCGGACGAACCGGAGCGGATGGCGATCGTCGACCGGCGCCAGCCGAGCGTCGACCTGCTCGCCGAGTCCGACGAGGGCGGAGTGATCCTCCCGGTCGACCCGGCCAACCGTGAAGTCGTCTACAGCGAGCCCGGATCGGTCCCCAAGGCGCTCGGCGAGGTCGACGTGGTCTTCCCGGTGCTGCACGGCCCCTACGGCGAGGACGGCACCCTCCAGGGCCTCCTGGAGCTCTCCGGCGTCCCGTACGTCGGTTCGGGTGTGCTCGCCTCGGCCGTGGGCCAGGACAAGGAGTACATGAAGCGGGTGTTCACCTCCTTCGGGCTGAAGGTGGGCCCGTACCTGGTGATCCGGCCCCGCGAGTGGCAGCAGGACGAGCCGGCCGCCCGCAAGAAGATCGTCGACTTCGCCGGCGAGCACGGCTGGCCGCTGTTCGTGAAGCCCGCGCGCGCCGGTTCGTCGATCGGCATCACCAAGGCCGACGACCTCTCCGGACTCGACGAGGCGATCGCCGAGGCCCAGCGGCACGACCCGAAGATCCTCGTGGAGGCGGCGCTGCGGGGCCGCGAGATCGAGTGCGGCGTCCTGGAGTTCGAGGACGGCCCCCGGGCCTCCGTCCCCGCCGAGATCCCCTCCCCGGAGGAGCACGCGTACTACGACTTCGAGGCCAAGTACATCGATTCGACGCCCGGGATCGTGCCGGCGCCGCTGACCCCGGAGGAGACGGCTCAGGTGCAGCGCCTGGCGGTCGACGCCTTCGAGGCGGCGTCCTGCGAGGGCCTGGTCCGCGCGGACTTCTTCCTCACCGAGGACGGCGAGTTCGTGATCAACGAGATCAACACGATGCCCGGCTTCACGCCCATCTCGATGTATCCGAAGATGTGGCAGGAGAGCGGGGTGAGCTACCCGGAGCTGGTGGACCGTCTGGTGCAGGCGGCACTGCGCCGTTCCACGGGACTTCGCTAG
- a CDS encoding HU family DNA-binding protein: MNKAQLVEAIADKMGGRQQAADAVDHVLDAIVRAVVAGERVSVTGFGSFEKVDRPARYARNPQTGERVRVKKTSVPRFRAGQGFKDLVSGSKKLPRGGEVSVKKAPKGSLTGGAGATVKKAAAKKATSKTAAAKKTTAKKTTAKKATTKTAAAKKTTAKKAPAKKTTTAKTTAAKKTTAKKAPAKKATAKKAPAKKSTARKTTAKKTTARKK; encoded by the coding sequence GTGAACAAGGCGCAGCTCGTAGAAGCGATTGCCGACAAGATGGGCGGCCGACAGCAGGCCGCCGACGCTGTCGACCATGTACTGGACGCCATCGTCCGCGCGGTCGTCGCTGGTGAGAGGGTCTCCGTCACCGGCTTCGGTTCCTTCGAGAAGGTCGACCGTCCGGCCCGCTACGCCCGTAACCCCCAGACGGGCGAGCGGGTTCGGGTCAAGAAGACCTCCGTTCCGCGCTTCCGCGCGGGCCAGGGCTTCAAGGACCTGGTCAGCGGCTCGAAGAAGCTGCCGCGTGGCGGCGAGGTCTCCGTCAAGAAGGCGCCCAAGGGCAGCCTGACCGGCGGCGCCGGCGCGACGGTCAAGAAGGCCGCCGCGAAGAAGGCGACCAGCAAGACGGCCGCCGCGAAGAAGACCACGGCGAAGAAGACGACCGCGAAGAAGGCCACCACCAAGACGGCGGCGGCCAAGAAGACCACGGCGAAGAAGGCCCCGGCCAAGAAGACCACCACGGCCAAGACCACCGCCGCGAAGAAGACCACCGCCAAGAAGGCACCGGCGAAGAAGGCGACCGCCAAGAAGGCGCCCGCCAAGAAGTCGACGGCGCGCAAGACCACCGCGAAGAAGACCACCGCCCGCAAGAAGTAG
- the leuD gene encoding 3-isopropylmalate dehydratase small subunit produces the protein MEAFTTHTGRAVPLRRSNVDTDQIIPAHWLKKVTRDGFEDGLFEAWRKDASFVLNQPERQGATVLVAGPDFGTGSSREHAVWALQNYGFKAVISSRFADIFRGNSLKNGLLTVVLEQKIVDALWELTEKDPQAEITVDLVAREVRAEGITASFELDENARWRLLNGLDDISITLQNEADIAAYEAKRPSFKPRTLPV, from the coding sequence ATGGAAGCCTTCACCACCCACACCGGCCGGGCCGTCCCGCTGCGCCGCAGCAACGTCGACACCGACCAGATCATTCCTGCCCACTGGCTCAAGAAGGTCACGCGGGACGGGTTCGAGGACGGGCTGTTCGAGGCCTGGCGCAAGGACGCGTCGTTCGTGCTCAACCAGCCCGAGCGGCAGGGCGCGACCGTCCTGGTCGCCGGCCCCGACTTCGGTACCGGCTCCTCCCGCGAGCACGCCGTCTGGGCGCTGCAGAACTACGGCTTCAAGGCCGTGATCTCCTCCCGCTTCGCCGACATCTTCCGCGGCAACTCGCTCAAGAACGGCCTGCTCACGGTCGTTCTGGAGCAGAAGATCGTGGACGCGCTGTGGGAGCTCACCGAGAAGGACCCGCAGGCCGAGATCACCGTCGACCTGGTCGCCCGCGAGGTCCGCGCCGAGGGCATCACCGCCTCCTTCGAGCTGGACGAGAACGCCCGCTGGCGGCTGCTGAACGGCCTCGACGACATCTCGATCACGCTCCAGAACGAGGCGGACATCGCCGCGTACGAGGCGAAGCGCCCGTCGTTCAAGCCGCGGACGCTCCCGGTCTGA